From a single Kryptolebias marmoratus isolate JLee-2015 linkage group LG6, ASM164957v2, whole genome shotgun sequence genomic region:
- the LOC108240782 gene encoding bromodomain adjacent to zinc finger domain protein 2B isoform X1, whose amino-acid sequence MESRKQLASPSLEKVSSSTSSFPAPPQTLPIKYNPASSPEGSSPLIICGDPLQMTVDKHSNLCGGPAFGLYSSNSSHSEFGGLGSLGLSTLADSQDGKFQEWWQPVGTNTKGSAAFFPPFLCLHPVFLSAFKSLDPVDLQSHASVCVGVNGRRTSPPTMNSMNTSSFPAEEKKDKYKPKLSQSQKTIRESLQSHQKINPKTKKRLKLIKSSSEISSTSGCLSGSWSESSSDTEETSSDSDDLEDDDNDPNVDDSDPEKESPLKRKVSRLTHTSENKKKRPHAADGNTTQESLCHRVPATSSFQPRSLSHQSTALCFQRAPVTQEEGQQHISVIQPTGLAAGNSSLTQACPSSYKSSPDPCSSKHNPALTSAKHLAFLSSPNQSSSCLKPLALCSPKNPTSLCSLPNKPPHTSSKPVSHSSLASHVLSASVESSRELNFVLPSNKRTHPANSIKEGCRNFPHESVLQPNKPLHLKDSVKRAASAQLKNQSDTDLFLNLRLNGATHSAVQDAPLSLVTKRRSQSSSPSSESLFAATRPSYLMPINLSTGTKEVSNGSASSPKLSAPLGPVPGSGKTTVVPHERRGLTKPDSRCPPVDSTRNNESEFSSSKGSDESFEDDEDDSEDEDFGSSLSDSESNLESDSSEDHIKERVETEAASDADKTLLKPPEASVSTLKSSSLNCSPNCSLLNQKITEPLVLSCKCLLNPIINTESLNKQDPPSSSVTFKSTPGRKRSVTDERALQLPLKFGWQRETRIRTVAGRLQGEVAYFAPCGRRLRQFPDIMKYLIRNGITEISRENFSFSTKIKVGNFYEVREGPEGLQWFLLAEDEITSSIIAMDGRRRHSRKSEHQSTPEGPGVRYPHPVGENNLQDVNDAKLMRKLKAQEIARQAAQIKLMRKLEKQALAQAAKEAKKQQAILAAEERRKKREEMKVFKQQEKIRRIQHIRMEKELRAQQVLEERRKKKEAAVNAKILEAEKRTKEKEIRRLQAAMLKQQELERHRLEMEKERRRQHMLLMKAVEAQKKAEEKERLKQEKKDKIRLNKEKKLALRRMELEKAKELRKPKEDLCLANHKPLPELSCMPGLVLPGNTISDCLMVLQFLHNFGKVLRLDFNSEMLTISSLQEGLLNMGDSGHNVQDMLVSMLSAAVCDPGVPAGRKCKTVFGDHLTNVKINRDNVSEILQIYMESHSEETELAPLAVSLKTKAFQAHSPSQKAAMLAFLVNELCCSKAVISEIDEKIDYMTSLRKDKWIVEGKLRKLRDNHARSVDKRDNGVGSENNYNFTCSSFRNKCNRKQGDSEEEEEYENDDSEDQGQDNDYDEEEEEPGGKKRKKPEICEEEDEGVHSDSVEELEKVRYKLHSQIRQELFDSSHSLRSTVIGEDRYKRRYWVLPQCGGIFVEGHEEVEKEEGREMAPQGLRVTEEQQEQEARKPEVFIPVQTSDCDQIKPQWPQNKDNLFPEKLGFLSNLSDLLEVAKLIQDLDINSQSIPSTEVPTSESHPSYPTSQTDKMNTLKSNELSSTFLKKCNGMTYSPQAILHYNRLSKILAEKHSEWFSLLPRSPCDESSVTFSSSSSASSSSSKPIWIKPSSFVFPEPPASANHSTTAGINSRQLSVPQQVKSGIHQSRQTLFSAATSSSLPPSDMSLPPVLELPLQQAEGNENRDLCLAQNSSVNKSKTTDPLMKTTLPCASSPAVKLATTQDYSHPQPIPEEMLRGWWRVSDMEKLQSLLKTLHCRGIRERVLQKQIQKHIEHMSQLFSRNKDELDTAEPEMCELRKKRVESWCVEEQAMEVDINLLRQVETLEKKVISANLQVKGWMPHEPQSNSEHLVYYEHKQFASSAFENKSPRETNQKEPSVSLMRQPNNPLDIAVTRFAELEKNIERSSKQEVTPGIKLWRKALSQVCSSAQLWLCIQQLQKTITWTRAIMKVHCQLCQKGDDEELLLLCNGCDKGCHTYCHNPKITTVLEGDWFCSFCVAKENGQLPHSRKQQSRTAVGGRRSGEGNRNGKPSVAGELISEEVASSNNVPKRGTKELKKRRDVSSDAKHDSPAKRARTSKDSSSELAVCRVLLAELEAHQDAWPFLTPVNYKSVPGYKKVIKKPMDFSTIREKLINNLYLNLESFIIDVNLVFDNCEKFNEDDSEIGRAGHSMRKFFDKRWTELLQ is encoded by the exons ATGGAGTCTAGAAAACAACTGGCCTCACCCTCCCTTGAGAAagtctcctcctccaccagctcCTTCCCTGCTCCACCTCAGACGCTCCCCATCAAGTACAACCCAGCTTCCAGTCCCGAAGGCAGCTCCCCTCTCATCATCTGTG GTGATCCACTGCAGATGACGGTAGATAAACATTCAAATCTGTGCGGCGGTCCTGCTTTTGGACTTTACTCATCAAATTCAAGTCACTCTGAGTTTGGAGGGCTTGGAAGTCTGGGTTTATCCACTTTGGCTGATTCCCAAGATGGTAAATTTCAAG AGTGGTGGCAGCCTGTTGGGACAAACACCAAAGGATCAGCAGCCTTCTTTCCCCCTTTTCTGTGTCTGCATCCTGTGTTTTTATCAGCCTTCAAGAGCCTCGATCCTGTTGATTTACAGTCCCACGCCTCAG TTTGTGTAGGTGTGAATGGTAGGAGAACTTCCCCTCCTACTATGAACTCTATGAACACCAGTTCATTCccagctgaagaaaagaaagacaaatataaACCCAAATTGAGTCAGAGTCAAAAGACCATCCGTGAGTCTCTGCAGTCACATCAGAAGATcaatccaaaaacaaagaaaaggttaaag CTCATAAAAAGTTCATCAGAGATCTCCAGCACCAGTGGCTGTTTGTCAGGGTCCTGGTCAGAAAGCTCCAGTGACACTGAAGAAACCAGCAGCGATTCTGACGATCTGGAGGATGACGACAATGATCCGAACGTCGACGACTCTGACCCTGAAAAAGAGAGTCcacttaaaagaaaagtcagt CGGCTGACACACACTTCtgagaataaaaagaagagaCCGCACGCTGCTGATGGAAACACGACTCAAGAGAGTCTTTGCCACCGTGTTCCTGCGACTTCCTCCTTTCAACCCCGGTCCCTTTCCCATCAATCCACAGCACTGTGCTTCCAGAGAGCCCCGGTGACACAGGAGGAAGGCCAGCAGCACATCAGCGTCATACAACCCACAGGATTGGCAGCCGGCAACAGTTCTTTAACGCAGGCTTGTCCTTCATCTTATAAATCCTCACCCGACCCCTGTTCATCAAAACACAACCCCGCTCTAACTTCAGCAAAGCATCTCGCTTTTTTGTCCTCGCCAAACCAGAGTTCTTCCTGTCTGAAACCTCTCGCTCTCTGTTCCCCGAAGAACCCCACCTCTCTGTGTTCACTACCTAACAAACCACCTCACACTTCATCCAAACCCGTCTCCCACTCCTCCTTAGCCTCACACGTGTTGTCGGCCTCAGTAGAGTCCTCACGTGAACTCAATTTTGTGCTGCCTTCAAATAAACGCACACATCCTGCTAACAGCATAAAGGAGGGTTGTAGAAACTTCCCACATGAAAGCGTTTTACAGCCGAACAAG ccCCTCCATTTGAAGGATTCTGTGAAACGCGCTGCTTCTGCACAACTAAAGAACCAAAG CGACACAGACCTGTTCCTGAACCTGCGCCTGAATGGAGCGACCCACAGTGCAGTTCAAGATGCACCTTTGTCCCTCGTCACTAAACGCCGCAGCCAGAGCAGCTCTCCCAGCAGCGAGTCGCTCTTTGCTGCCACCAGACCCTCCTACCTCATGCCCATCAACTTGAGCACGGGGACCAAGGAGGTGTCAAACGGCTCTGCTTCCTCACCTAAACTTTCCGCGCCGTTGGGACCCGTTCCTGGATCCGGGAAGACCACCGTGGTGCCGCATGAAAGACGGGGCCTAACTAAACCCGACTCGCGCTGTCCACCTGTAGACTCGACCAGAAACAATGAGTCTGAATTCTCCAGCAGCAAAGGCTCAGACGAGTCCTttgaggatgatgaagatgatagTGAGGATGAAGATTTTGGCAGTAGCCTTTCag ACTCGGAGAGCAATCTGGAGAGTGACAGCTCTGAGGATCACATCAAGGAGCGCGTTGAGACAGAAGCAGCCAGCGATGCAGACAAGACTCTTCTTAAACCACCTGAAGCATCAGTGTCTACTCTTAAGTCTTCCTCTTTGAACTGTTCTCCCAACTGTTCCCTGCTTAACCAGAAGATTACTGAGCCTCTAGTTTTATCGTGTAAATGTTTACTCAACCCAATCATCAACACGGAGTCCCTGAATAAGCAAGACCCCCCGTCCTCATCTGTCACGTTTAAATCAACACCAG ggagAAAGAGGAGTGTTACTGATGAGAGAGCTCTGCAACTTCCTCTTAAGTTTGG GTGGCAGAGGGAGACCCGGATCAGGACTGTTGCAGGTCGTCTCCAAGGGGAGGTGGCTTACTTTGCTCCATGTGGGAGGAGGCTGCGTCAGTTTCCTGATATAATGAAG taCTTAATCAGAAATGGAATAACTGAAATTTCACGGGAAAACTTCAGCTTTAGCACAAAAATTAAAGTCGGTAACTTCTATGAAGTCCGAGAAGGACCAGAG GGTTTACAGTGGTTCCTGCTGGCCGAGGATGAGATCACTTCCAGTATTATAGCCATGGATGGGAGGCGCAGGCATAGCAGAAAGTCTGAGCACCAGTCGACTCCTGAAGGTCCTGGAGTCAGATACCCTCATCCTGTTGGTGAAAATAACCTTCAAGATGTTAATGATGCAAAGTTAATGCGTAAACTGAAGGCTCAAG AAATAGCTCGACAGGCGGCTCAGATAAAGTTGATGAGAAAACTAGAGAAACAAGCCCTCGCTCAGGCAGCCAAGGAGGCAAAGAAGCAACAAG ctatactggctgcagaggagaggcggaaaaaaagggaggagatgaaggtttttaaacaacaa GAGAAGATCAGGCGCATTCAGCACATTCGGATGGAGAAAGAACTCCGTGCACAGCAAGTTCTCGAG gaaaggagaaagaaaaaagaagcagctgtcAATGCAAAAATACTAGAAGCTGAGAAAAGAACCAAG GAGAAGGAAATTCGCAGGCTTCAAGCTGCCATGCTGAAACAACAG GAGTTGGAGAGACATAGGCTAGAAATG GAGAAGGAGCGGCGCAGGCAGCACATGTTGCTCATGAAAGCTGTGGAGGCGCAGAAGAAGGCAGAG GAGAAAGAGCGcctgaaacaagaaaagaaggaTAAGATACggttaaacaaagaaaagaaactggcTCTCAGGCGAATGGAACTGGAAAAAGCAAAGGAGCTGAGAAAACCGAAGGAAGACCTGTGTTTAGCAAATCATAAG CCCCTTCCAGAGTTGTCCTGTATGCCTGGGCTTGTCTTACCTGGAAACACCATTTCTGACTGCCTGATGGTGTTGCAGTTCCTGCACAACTTTGGAAAAGTCTTGAGGCTGGATTTTAATTCAGAAATGCTCACTATCAGCAGCCTCCAGGAGGGGCTGCTGAACATGGGGGACAGCGGGCACAATGTGCAGGACATGTTGGTGAGCATGctgtctgcagctgtgtgtgacCCTGGGGTGCCTGCAGGCCGCAAG TGCAAAACTGTCTTTGGGGACCATTTGACGAATGTGAAGATCAACCGGGACAACGTGTCTGAAATTCTGCAGATCTACATGGAGAGCCACTCCGAGGAGACAGAGCTGGCTCCTCTGGCTGTTAGCCTCAAGACTAAAGCTTTTCAGGCTCACAGTCCATCACAGAAGGCCGCCATGCTGGCGTTCCTGGTTAATGAGCTCTGCTGCAGTAAAGCCGTGATCAG TGAAATAGATGAAAAAATAGATTACATGACCAGCCTGAGAAAGGATAAATGGATCGTCGAGGGAAAGCTGCGCAA ACTAAGAGATAACCATGCCAGGAGCGTGGACAAACGAGACAATGGTGTGGGCAGCGAGAACAACTACAACTTCACATGCTCCAGCTTCAGAAACAAATGCAACAGGAAACAAGGGGACAGCGAGGAAGAAGAGGAGTACGAGAACGACGACAGCGAAGACCAAGGGCAAGACAATGActatgatgaggaggaggaagaaccggggggaaagaaaagaaaaaaaccggAGATATGTGAAGAGGAG GATGAAGGTGTGCACTCAGACAgtgtggaggagctggagaaggtaAGGTATAAG cTACATAGTCAAATAAGACAGGAGCTGTTTGACTCGTCTCACTCGCTGCGCTCTACAGTAATTGGAGAGGACCGATACAAGAGGCGGTACTGGGTCCTTCCACAGTGTGGTGGCATCTTTGTTGAAG GCCacgaggaggtggagaaggaggagggcaGAGAGATGGCTCCTCAGGGGCTCAGAGtgacagaggagcagcaggaacaAGAGGCGAGGAAGCCAGAGGTGTTCATCCCAGTGCAGACATCAGACTGTGATCAAATCAAGCCACAGTGgccacaaaacaaagacaatctCTTCCCCGAAAAGCTTGGCTTCTTATCAAACCTCAGTGATTTACTTGAAGTAGCCAAACTGATTCAGGATTTAGACATAAATTCTCAGAGCATTCCTTCTACTGAAGTTCCTACCTCAGAGTCTCATCCCTCGTATCCTACCtcacaaacagataaaatgaataCTTTAAAGTCAAATGAACTCAGTTCTACATTTCTCAAAAAGTGTAACGGGATGACCTACAGCCCTCAAGCTATCCTTCATTACAATCGACTGTCCAAAATATTGGCTGAAAAACACAGCGAGTGGTTTAGCCTCCTGCCCCGCTCTCCTTGTGATGAGTCCTCTGTGACCTTCAGCTCTAGTTCCTCAGCTTCCTCCTCGTCTTCTAAACCCATCTGGATCAAACCCTCCTCGTTTGTCTTTCCTGAACCCCCGGCTTCAGCAAACCACAGCACCACAGCTGGGATCAATAGTCGACAGTTGTCTGTCCCTCAG CAAGTGAAGTCTGGCATTCATCAGAGCAGACAAACACTGTTCAGCGCAGCAACAAGTTCCAGCCTGCCCCCCTCTGACATGTCTCTGCCCCCCGTGCTGGAGCTGCCCTTACAGCAAGCAGAGGGTAATGAGAACAGGGACCTCTGTCTGGCACAAAACAGCTCTGTCAACAAAAGTAAGACCACAGACCCGCTGATGAAGACGACACTCCCCTGTGCCTCAAGCCCTGCTGTGAAGTTAGCCACAACGCAAGACTACTCTCATCCTCAGCCTATCCCTGAAG AGATGCTGCGTGGCTGGTGGAGAGTGTCAGACATGGAGAAACTGCAGAGTCTGCTCAAGACCCTTCACTGTCGGGGCATCAGAGAGagggttctgcagaaacagatCCAAAAACACATAGAGCACATGAGCCAGCTCTTCTCCAGAAACAAAGATg AACTAGATACAGCAGAACCAGAAATGTGTGAGTTAAGGAAAAAGAGAGTGGAGAGCTGGTGTGTTGAAGAGCAGGCCATGGAGGTGGACATTAATCTGCTGCGGCAGGTTGAAACTCTGGAGAAAAAGGTCATCTCTGCCAACCTACAGGTCAAG GGTTGGATGCCTCATGAGCCCCAGTCCAACAGTGAGCATCTAGTCTATTATGAGCACAAACAATTTGCTTCCTCTGCTTTTGAAAATAAGAGTCCGAGAGAAACGAACCAGAAGGAGCCCTCTGTCTCTTTGATGCGGCAGCCCAACAATCCTCTTGATATAGCTGTCACCAGGTTCGCGGAGCTAGAGAAGAACATTGAGCGAAG CAGCAAGCAGGAGGTGACTCCTGGGATCAAACTGTGGCGTAAAGCCCTCAGTCAGGTGTGCAGTTCAGCTCAGCTGTGGCTCTgcatccagcagctgcagaaaaccaTCACTTGGACACGAGCCATCATGAAAGTG cacTGCCAGCTCTGTCAAAAGGGTGATGACGAGGAACTGCTTTTACTTTGTAATGGCTGTGACAAAGGCTGCCACACCTACTGCCACAATCCCAAGATCACCACAGTACTTGAGGGAGACTGGTTCTGCTCTTTTTGTGTAGCAAAG GAAAATGGTCAgttgcctcacagcaggaagcaACAAAGCCGCACAGCTGTGGGAGGGAGGAGAAGTGGGGAGGGAAATCGAAACGGTAAGCCATCTGTGGCGGGAGAGCTCATCAGTGAGGAGGTTGCCAGCAGCAACAATGTGCCAAAGAGAGGTACCAAAGAGTTGAAAAAGAGGAGGGATGTCAGCTCAGACGCCAAGCATGACAGTCCTGCGAAAAGAGCCAGAACATCCAAGGACAGCAGCAGTGAGCTGGCAGTGTGCCG AGTGCTGCTGGCTGAGCTGGAGGCCCATCAAGACGCATGGCCCTTCCTTACACCCGTCAACTACAAATCTGTTCCCGGATATAAGAAAGTCATCAAGAAGCCAATGGACTTCTCCACCATCAGGGAGAAGCTCATCAACAACCT GTACTTAAATCTGGAGAGCTTCATCATCGACGTGAACCTGGTTTTCGATAACTGTGAAAAATTTAATGAGGATGACTCTGAAATCGGGCGAGCCGGCCACAGCATGAGGAAGTTTTTTGACAAACGATGGACTGAACTCCTGCAGTAA